The Paramisgurnus dabryanus chromosome 17, PD_genome_1.1, whole genome shotgun sequence genome includes the window ttacaggaccgcgacccgacggttggaaacttcgtTAGttcggttttggccgatagagggctgcaaagcgaatgtaaAAGTgtcgttcaccctgttttgagtgcatgaacgactgaaacttttttggaaacgttattttaaggtaaaaaaagctctttggtgttgctttaaagctaTTCTCgactggagttggggttagagttggggtttgggttaggatttCGCAAAAAAAAGCAATTCTaaacccaaccccaagcgacaatggaaaaaaaaaatgaaaaaacaatgagaaaacaaaaaaaaaaaatgacacaatcaagaaagtcgtgccacagagacaaaaattttttttttgttcatttgttATGTGTGGATTATTTcacgtttctctgtcacactcagttcTACATGCAAGAAGTGCTGAGTTaaccacgcccacttatttaCATTCCACGGTATACATAAAATGGTCAATCTGTTACGGTTGCCATTTCATCTCGCCGTAAAGGTATATAccatattgtttattttatgctgTTAGGggctttacacacacacacattgattTATCAAAACACAAACGGTACAAAATTCTATGAGCTGTAGTTTTTCAACATCAGAAACTTTAATTAAAACACATTAACTGAGCTTTGTAACTATGCATATCTTATACAAGCACAAACAGCTAAAAAACAGCAAATAATCCcactatataaaaaagaaaacatgaaatcgTATTACTTGACCCTATTAAACGTATACTGATTGTGTTTGAGGGGGTCTGTGACTGGATGAAAGGTGTCGGAGATCATTCTCAACATCGTGATCAGCACTGCTGCTGCTGTTGCTGCTTGTGGTACCCCAAGAtctgacaggtggatgacatcaaagtaccgcgagagcgacaGCAGTCTCCTCTGAATTCACGAATCACAGGATTTTGATGCTATCTGTTGCTTGGCTCTTGTGgtgccacatgaagtcgaacaagcttGTTGTATCAGTCACTGGTTAGATCAGCGTAGCAGTCAAAAACGGGACTAATATAGGACAGTTGGCAACCCTATTTCAAACTGGAGGGGTTTGTTTTACTTCTTATCCATCACATAAATAAATGGAcataaaatattgatttgagATTATGAGAAGCCACAGACTCTGATAAGAGAGAAATTAGTAAGGCAGAAAATAGGAAATCAATTACACATTTTAGTGGTCATTATACCAAAATATTTGACCGCAGACTGTCATGTttaaccaatcaaaataaagtATTCGTAACGGACCTATTTATTCTATACATTAAGGGTCAAAAAAGTATCCTTGTGGAATTGTATATTTAAAATTGGACTGTCcttataatgctgcaaataatgcAAATGTGGTATTTGGATGAACTATTTCACCATTCTCTCTTTTGATCAATACTATGAAGACTTCACGTTTTCATTTGATTCCTATTGCAGTGGCCTTGGCCTATGGGATCTATAAACAAGACCTGCCAAACCCAGAGGAGAAGCCCCGCAATGTCGTGTTTGTTGACATTGGACATTCATCTTATCAAGTTTCCATTGCCTCCTTTAACAAGGGGAAGTTGAAGGTCTGTGTTTTTCCTGACATTTTGTTGAATATGCATGCAGTACATTTAATCCCTCACTTAGCCGTAAGATAAGATCTCCCTGTTTTTCACAGGTGCTGGCTACAGCGTTTGACCCGTATTTGGGCGGACGCAATTTTGACGAAATGCTCGTGGAATATTTCTGCGAAGACTTCAAAAAACGATTCAAACTCAACGTTAAAGAAAACCCGAGGGCCCTGTTGAGGCTCTATCAGGAGTGTGAGAAGCTGAAGAAGCTCATGAGTGCAAACTCCTCTGACCTGCCTCTCAACATTGAGTGCTTCATGAATGACATAGATGTGCATGGGAAAATGAACAGGTAACTGAAATAACTGTTAGTTTAGTAAATGCCAATGAGTTGCTATTGTGTATTTCAGGCATAGTGCTTCATGATAAATGTTATTTTGGATCTATGGTTTCAGTATGTGTTTATGTGATTTGATACAGGCCTCAGTTTGAAGAGATGTGTGCTCAGTTATTGATACGAGTGGATGCGCCATTAAAATCGGTCATGGAACAATCAAGTAAGCAGCAACAAATGAGTTCTGTCTTGATTTCTTATGCAGATTTAATTTCAAACCTGTCTATTTTCCATGAACCACCCCTCCTTTGGTGTTTCATGGATAAAGtgaggtttagaacaacatgagaaaaTGCTAACCTAACCAAGCTAACAAAAACCTAATAAAAATGTGATATTTATCATTTGCTACAGATTTGTAACTTACATTCCCAATTTTCTTTTATCCCATTACAGAGCTCAGCAGAGATGAGATCTATGCCATTGAAGTGGTTGGCGGAGCTACCAGGATTCCAGCAATCAAAGAGAGAATCTCAAAGTATTTCGGTAAAGACATCAGTACCACACTGAACGCAGATGAGGCTGTGGCACGTGGATGTGCACTGCAGGTAAAAAGTCCAAATGACAGGAAATGAATCAGTGATATGGAAAATTCTAGAAGAAGGGCCTTGTGCAAGTGATCCTAAGGTCATGAATTataagcaaaataataatagataTAATATTTGAGTGCATTGTAAGTTGTTTTGGATACGCTTTTGCTGAATGTATACATGTGAAAATGGCCTTGATGTTGGTAATTGCAAGTGTAAACACATACACAGCAGGGAGCCTTTGGTTTCTGTGGGAGAGACATGAAAACAAGATGAAATCTGTGGTCCGTGCCTGGATTATCATGCAATGCTTTCTCTGATTTCTTATACTAATACTCTGTTTAGACAGCTTATGTAACAGCATTTGCTTGTGTAtacataaatgtttatttttggtgtgtatgtgtgtttagtGCGCAATCCTTTCTCCAGCCTTCAAAGTCAGAGAGTTCTCCATTACAGATGCCGTTCCCTTCCCGATTACTCTTCGCTGGAAGTCTCAAACTGATGAAAGTGTTGGGTAAGGAGCCTTTGGTTCTGCTTcaatcaaaaatacatttataaactgTTTGAATCCACTCCACTCCACTAGATAGAGCATTATTTGTCGTGGCTTGCTGTATAACATGGTGCTTGTTAAGgcaagcatcactattactatggCTCATAGTACTGAAAGTTAGGGATTTGAACAAACCTTTAATGCTTTAGTATTAAATTGCTGCACGCAATTCATCCAGTACCACTTGTGTTATGGATGTGAAATATGAAACCTCAAATTACACCCTGCAGCTTGTTGTAAAGAGGTGTGCTGTTACTGTCTAAGCAAGACTTGTGAATTTCCGTCTGGCTGATGCTAAATCATAAACACTCATAGACCGGATCCATATCTAAAAATGAGAATATCGTTGGGGATGGGCCCTTTTGAATTGAGGTTGTAATAAATCTATAAAATCTATAATAAAAAAGGGAATAAAAAGCCCTTTTAAACAACCACTCAAAGCACACTACTATTTTGCTGGAGAGCAACTGTACAAATGTAGCTTATTTAGGCATAATTAATTATGCACATAATTAGGGTTATAGGTTTCAGAGGTTTTCCCCTTTGTTTGGGATAATTCAGCAAATTTTTAGTAAGTTTTAAGtaagttgttacaaacatttataaattactttgttctgctgaacaaagcagatattttgaagaatgtttgtaacaaagcagatctggggcaccattcattTCCATTATGCTACTATTGAATGGAATTGTGCCCctgatctgtttttttttttaaatgacttccCTCAAACCACGCAATTAATTGAGTATAGGAATAAGTagtggctcgtgactgctcttccgaggggcgcaaattttaaaatatgtgttcggagacgaggtgtcatgtgtgtttctcgtgttttcaaaatatgtgtttgtgacatcatgtgaaccatgtgcatcacgtgtcttgtcaaaataagtgcctgctgcacatgcgtcaaaaccgtttatgataaaagagacgctcacgttcacagaatacacgcaagacactcccttaaaagTAAACTATGATTACaaatgagattatgcgagtatctggcaaacgtgagtgtctcttttatcataaaccctttagacgcatctgcagcaggcacttattttgacaagacacgtgatgcacataggttaactcgacgcgccaaacacatattttgaaatcacaaaccacacacatgacgggctacatacatgttgtgacgaactttgcatcgtgcgctctcgaaaaaataagtcaccggctgccactgatAGAAATGCTGATACTTTTCGCAGTGTTTTAACTTACGTAACACATAGGCAAGCAGCAgtcatatataaataaaaattaaaggtattgcggaggattttctttttccggggtggatcatcaagactattggtcctcctagttgtcaatcaggagtgttgcgcaatcgcattttttaaaaaagtgaagaaggcggttcttttctaaaatttgagaaaatcctccgctacacctttaatttgaattaaagttatatttattaaattatctATTTTCTCATTTTCAGTGAATGTGAGGTGTACAGTAAGAACCATGCTTCACCTTTCTCCAAAGTCATCACCTTCCACAAGAAGGAACCTTTTGACCTGGAGGCGTTCTATAGCTCTCCACATGAGCTGCCCTATCCTGACACCAGGATAGGTACGTATCACTGTACTGCATGTTGTATGATTATACAGTActatgcaaaagtcttaggccaccatgccagaattagatttgttgtttttgcaatgttatagtgatcatatataattatttctcagtctctttaatagaatacatccagaaaatacaggaaatgtgtatatagtattaaaaactgtataaaaatgtaaaccaagataggtcacactaaacactgacaataagacatttagtcctgaaaatgtaattctttatttttttgtacataataaaatagattgaaaaataaatatggatggacattaaaacttggtGGTGATGTGgccttttgcacagtactgtatgtattgAGGTTGACATTCTGTTGAGATATTATTCACTTCAGAGCTTTAGTCAGGTTTTCCAGCCTAATTCAAAAGCAAAATGAGACCAATCACTCTGTTGGGAAGCTCAAGGGACCCATAAATAGTCATTCATGTCCTCATTTGATTAAGAATGTCCTCAGCATGGTAATCCATTGTGTCTGCTGAAGTGGGTTAGGGTTAGTCCAAACCTCAGGGGTGTGTCATAGTGGTATCGAAATTCACCATCTGCCTGCCTGTCAGGTAATTAGGACTGAGACATGTTGTCCCATACGTACTGACTTTTACCACATCAGCTGCTTTCTGAAATCTCCAGATTGACTGTGTGTCAGTACGTGAGGGCTACACTCCCATATGGCTATCGCATGAATCTCTGAGGCTTTATTAGTACTGACGCTACTATTGTGAATTTACCGTAAACTAAATCTACGTTTGGCCAATATGATTAAATTAAGAGAGGTCAATACTCGATTGATCAATAGATTTTAAAATCAATAATATGAATGAAAAACATAAGGCACTTTTTCTGATTCTGGGTCTTATTATCTTGTTGTTTTGCTGTGATTAGGTCGTTTTACTGTCCAGAATGTTGTACCGCAACCTGATGGTGACAGTTCAAAAGTCAAGGTGAAAGTGCGCGTGAATGTGCATGGCATCTTCAGTGTGTCGAGCGCTTCTCTGATAGAGAAGCAGAAAGGAGAGGCAGATGATGTGCAGATGGAGACAGATCCTACTGTACAGAACGAGGGCCAGCCTGAAGATCAGGTATGGTTAAACGAACAACAAACTGGCAAAACTATAAATTTATAAATCCAGATAGGATCTGTGCAAATGAaaaaaggtgcaatgtgggacttttaaaaggatctcttgacagaaatataatatacataactctATACTATCAGTGCGGTATAAACACCTAACATTATCGAacagtattgtttttattactttagaatgaactgtttttatctacatacaccatgGATCTCCTTACATGGAAATTGACGCcatgggcctcatttataaaatgctgcgtaaaaaccatcctaaatttgatcttacgatcatttaacaaaaatgcgtacgtgtgattcataaaccgaacgtacgcgcagaaaacgcgcgtacccctttcaaatctataaatcagaaatgaatttgaacttgtgcgcgcagccgagcagtttcagatctccgcctttaaacgatgcgtaattaatgtcagacatataaatagcgcttgtcaatgtttaaacccagtttcaaacagcaagaacggcttatatttccaaaaacctgcagcaatcagacaagcaaaagtgcgtacgtctgctcagaccctgacgtggcgctaagcagttttccacgtcaaagacggtttttataaatatggactttgccgtggattttcgcctacgcacactttacgatcaaatctgtgcgtacgcacgctttataaatgaggccccatgtttctacagtagccctaaatggacaaactgttctacagagaGCGTTTCGTCTCCACGTTGTCTCAGAAGACAACatttttgtcctgtggcagctaccgtagcttctatTTGCGCTTTTcaaaattgaggttggttgcaatttgccgCTAAAAACTCACATTGCACCTTTGTAgctattaaaggtgcagtgtgtagatttttgtggcatctagtggtgtgGTTGAGTATTGCACCCCTCTCTTTCgaagcacatagagaagctatggtagccatCACAGGATAAACatatcgtctgagacaacgtagtgacgaACGccctctgtagagcagtttgtccatttatggctactgtagaaacatgacggcggCTTCTATGGAacgggacccgcggtgtatgtagataaaaatggcttattctaaggaaataaaaacactacagcttaaacaacactgaaaacatagttatctatattatattgcattgctgtcaaaagatcctactaaaatgtacacactgcacctttaaactgtAGAAACCCTATACACATATGAATGAAGTGTACACAGAAAAGTATACACATCCATGGGATTAACCTGTCTCACGTGCTGTCTTCAATTGCAACCACATCTAATACTGCCTGTGTTCACCCCAACAGCTATTTTTATAATGCACAATACACGTGACTAAATGTTACTACTGGCATTAAAACCTGGTTTGCCCCATAATATCTGTCTGTGCCTCTGGTTGAAATCTGCTTTTAAATCTGATTGAGAGTATGAATAATGTTTGCTGCATTTATGTTATGATTGCCACATTACAAAGCCTAGGGTGCATTTGTAGCATAATGATGCACTCAGCCTCAGCTGTTCAATAGTCCTCTCCGTTTATGAAAATTTACATAACAAGCAAAAGAATTCAACACTGCAAGCTTTATCAGTTTATCTGTGGAAGGTGAAGCTGCGAAATCAGATGACACTCGAATGTCATCTAATGtgctaattttacatttttttcatagAGTAAAATGCAAGTGGATCAGGAAGGCAAAGGGGAAAATAACACTGATGAGGAAAAAATGAATAACTCTGGCAATAAGGTATCATTTGCCTTACTGAATATATTGTATTTTCTCACATGCTTTTGCTTTTTAAAAGTGTCATATATAAATGTTACGTTTTTATTTCCAGTTAACATTAAATTGCCGTTTTGTGTTACCGTACTTTTACTCTTAATTAAGGTTGAAATAATCAGGTAAAAATtaacagtaatgttttttttaaggatGGTACATCTTCTGATAAGCAAGAACAAGGTGCAGGGAGTAGCAAACCCAAAACTAAAGTTAAGAGTGTTGATCTGCCCATCTTGGCCAGCACCACCAGACAGCTGGATAGAGATGTGCTGAATAACTTTACTGAATATGAGGTAAGTTGAAGCATTTCCCTTCATTTTCAGTCTGCCTTAGATCCCTTGAGTATATTCAGACAGCTGGAATTAATTTAACACTTCAAAGTGTCTCTTTAAAACCATCCACCCAATGCCTTTTTGATGCACATTTCAAAGCAGAAATTCGTTTTTTGCACTTTGCTATAATTCATACATAAAAGGTATTCATATTTCATAATGTATCATGAACAAAcatgaatataatatataatatatatatctcGCACATATGCttgagaatatatatatatattactatTGGCTACCATGATACAAAAatgcacaaatttttttttataacaaattattatatgtatacatatatatatatatatatatatatatatatatatatatatatatatatatatatatatatatatatatatatatatatatatatatatatatatatatatatatatatatatatatatatatataaaattatttgtgataaaaatatttttgtgcatttttgtaTCATGGTATCCAATAGTCAGTtgaatgaatgcttctctttgtatcTTACAATGTGCATTGACATGAAGTGAAGAATTTTGTGTTTGCCCTAAATATCCATGACTGAGCTCAATTCACACCTCAGGGAAAAGATATTAGTAGATCATTACGTCAGTGGAATAACAAAAAAAGATCATGCCCTATACACTTAGTGTGTCTGCTTTTATCATTTCATCAAAACTTTGATATGATATGTTTTGATATAATATGTGATGTTCTTGATAAAGGCTGGATAAAAGTGTCACAACTTTTTGCTATTGAaatctttttgtttataaaaatatatgtctGCCTGCTAATTTTTTGTctttgttaaaggaatagtcccccccccccctcccaaaaaaatctgtcatcatttaatcaCTCTCATGTGgtaacaaacctgtataaatgtctttgttctgatgaacacaaagaagatACTTTGAGGAATGTTGATCAGCGGCCCCATTAacctccacagtattcttttttcctactatggaagtccaTGAGGTCTCTGATCGGTTTAATTTGGGTGAACCATCTCTTTAGGCGTTTTAAATTATGCATGCTGATTATTTCTGTTGTTTTCTTACATTTGTAACCTGTGTGTTATAATGTTAATTTATAATGTAAAGTAATGATACTCCTTGTAATGCTGATTTGATAAGTGAAACGTTTATGAAGTGAAAAGAATGTGTGCTGTATTGCAATCtgtttttcagaaaaaaatgataATTCAGGACAAGCTGGAGAAGGAGAGGAATGATGCTAAAAATGGTGTGGAGGAATATGTTTATGATCTGAGAGACAAACTCTGCGGCATCTATGAGAAATATGTCACTGGAGATGTAAGACATCACCTTGTTATCTGTAGAGCTGTTGATCTCAGAGAAACCACTAGGAAGCTTATTTAAccattttacaaattaaatggaacagtataaatataaatgagtAGTTACACACAGAAAAGACGTGTTTTTGTATGTATGGATGTTGTTTGCAGGAAAGCAACCGTCTGGCACATATGCTTGAGGACACAGAAAACTGGCTGTATGAAGAAGGAGAAGACCAGGAGAAAGAAATCTATCAGGGCAAACTGTCTGAGCTCAAAGTACGTATTTTTTATTGTCCAAGTTACATATAAATATTTCATAgtatgtacactcacctaaaggattattaggaaaaCCTGTTAAATTTCTTAATAATGCAATTATCAttaccaatcacatggcagttgctttaatgcatttaggggtgtggtcctggtcaagacaatctcctaaactccaaactgaatgtcagaatgggaaaggaatgtattttaagcaattttgagcgtggcatggttgttggtgttAAATGGGCCGGTCCGAGTATTtttacaatctgctcagttactgagattttcacacacaaccatttctagggtttacaaagaatggtctGAAAAGGgtaaaacatccagtatgctgcagtcctgtgggcgaaaatgcctggTTGATGacagaggtcagaggagaatgggtcgACTGATTCAAACTGATataagagcaactttgactgaaataaccactcgttacaacggaggtatgcagcaaagcatttgtgaagccacaacacgcacaaccttgaggcggatgggctacaacagcagaagaccccaccgggtaccactcatctccactacaaatagaaaagaggctacaatttgcacgagctcaccaaaattggagagttgaagactggaaaaatgttgcctggtctgatgagtctcaatttctgttgagacatttagatggtagagtcagaatttggcgtaaacagaatgagaacatgcatccatcatgccttgttaccactgtgcaggcttgtggtggtggtgtaatggtgtgggctGATGTATCTGATGGCTACTTCGAGCaagataatgcaccatgtcacaaagctcaaatcatttcaaattggtttcttgaaaatgtcaatgagttcactgtactaaaatggcccacagtcaccagatctcaacccaatagagcatctttgggatgtggcagggccggagtggggccacttttcagccaaagagtttcaggcccaagaccggcccactttttccatgGTGGAATATTCAAAATTAGCACTTTTGCCAAATTGGATAAATGAAGCAAAAGTTCAGCACTTACTTTtgtgtagtttttattaataccatggttcaacaaataatGTAAAGGTTAAATatcaattaaataataataatatacttATTCACTACaaaaattattagtaattaaaataaaataataataaaaagtaattttacaGCGTACACAGATcaagcttgagttttgttatcAATA containing:
- the hspa4l gene encoding heat shock 70 kDa protein 4L isoform X2, producing MSVVGIDVGFQNCYIAVARSGGIETIANEYSDRCTPACISLASKNRTVGNAAKSQIVTNFKNTVHGFKKFHGRAYDDPYIQREKSKLPYSLHKLDNGSTGIKVRYLNEEKVFTIEQMTAMLLTKLKETSEHALKKPVVDCVVSVPSFFTDVERRSLIDATQIAGLNCLRLINDTTAVALAYGIYKQDLPNPEEKPRNVVFVDIGHSSYQVSIASFNKGKLKVLATAFDPYLGGRNFDEMLVEYFCEDFKKRFKLNVKENPRALLRLYQECEKLKKLMSANSSDLPLNIECFMNDIDVHGKMNRPQFEEMCAQLLIRVDAPLKSVMEQSKLSRDEIYAIEVVGGATRIPAIKERISKYFGKDISTTLNADEAVARGCALQCAILSPAFKVREFSITDAVPFPITLRWKSQTDESVGECEVYSKNHASPFSKVITFHKKEPFDLEAFYSSPHELPYPDTRIGRFTVQNVVPQPDGDSSKVKVKVRVNVHGIFSVSSASLIEKQKGEADDVQMETDPTVQNEGQPEDQSKMQVDQEGKGENNTDEEKMNNSGNKDGTSSDKQEQGAGSSKPKTKVKSVDLPILASTTRQLDRDVLNNFTEYEKKMIIQDKLEKERNDAKNGVEEYVYDLRDKLCGIYEKYVTGDESNRLAHMLEDTENWLYEEGEDQEKEIYQGKLSELKKFGEPIEERYREHEGRPRAFDELGKKLQLFMKAVDVYKHKDERYQHLSAEEMGMVERSVNEAYEWMNAKMIAQSKLKIAQDPAVKVADIIQKIQELEEVCNPVLNRPKPKTEEPVEEGDKNNGAHNGPSPQEGAESKGNQQTKHPSGEMEVD
- the hspa4l gene encoding heat shock 70 kDa protein 4L isoform X1, whose amino-acid sequence is MSVVGIDVGFQNCYIAVARSGGIETIANEYSDRCTPACISLASKNRTVGNAAKSQIVTNFKNTVHGFKKFHGRAYDDPYIQREKSKLPYSLHKLDNGSTGIKVRYLNEEKVFTIEQMTAMLLTKLKETSEHALKKPVVDCVVSVPSFFTDVERRSLIDATQIAGLNCLRLINDTTAVALAYGIYKQDLPNPEEKPRNVVFVDIGHSSYQVSIASFNKGKLKVLATAFDPYLGGRNFDEMLVEYFCEDFKKRFKLNVKENPRALLRLYQECEKLKKLMSANSSDLPLNIECFMNDIDVHGKMNRPQFEEMCAQLLIRVDAPLKSVMEQSKLSRDEIYAIEVVGGATRIPAIKERISKYFGKDISTTLNADEAVARGCALQCAILSPAFKVREFSITDAVPFPITLRWKSQTDESVGECEVYSKNHASPFSKVITFHKKEPFDLEAFYSSPHELPYPDTRIGRFTVQNVVPQPDGDSSKVKVKVRVNVHGIFSVSSASLIEKQKGEADDVQMETDPTVQNEGQPEDQSKMQVDQEGKGENNTDEEKMNNSGNKDGTSSDKQEQGAGSSKPKTKVKSVDLPILASTTRQLDRDVLNNFTEYEKKMIIQDKLEKERNDAKNGVEEYVYDLRDKLCGIYEKYVTGDESNRLAHMLEDTENWLYEEGEDQEKEIYQGKLSELKKFGEPIEERYREHEGRPRAFDELGKKLQLFMKAVDVYKHKQDERYQHLSAEEMGMVERSVNEAYEWMNAKMIAQSKLKIAQDPAVKVADIIQKIQELEEVCNPVLNRPKPKTEEPVEEGDKNNGAHNGPSPQEGAESKGNQQTKHPSGEMEVD